One genomic window of Pseudomonas sp. LFM046 includes the following:
- the wbpD gene encoding UDP-2-acetamido-3-amino-2,3-dideoxy-D-glucuronate N-acetyltransferase: protein MSYQVHPSAIVDDGAVIGEGSRVWHFVHVCAGARIGRECSLGQNVFVGNKVVIGDNVKIQNNVSVYDNVILEEGVFCGPSMVFTNVYNPRSLIERKSEYRDTLVKRGATLGANCTVVCGVTIGEFAFVGAGAVVNRDVPAYALVVGVPARQIGWMSEFGEQLGLPLEGEAEARCQHTGARYQLLGRLLSKLDA from the coding sequence ATGAGCTACCAAGTACATCCTAGTGCCATTGTTGATGATGGCGCGGTGATCGGTGAAGGCTCCCGTGTGTGGCACTTCGTGCATGTCTGCGCTGGCGCGCGGATTGGGCGTGAGTGCTCGCTCGGTCAAAATGTCTTCGTCGGAAACAAGGTCGTGATCGGTGACAACGTCAAGATTCAGAACAACGTGTCCGTATATGACAACGTCATTCTGGAAGAAGGCGTGTTCTGCGGGCCGAGTATGGTCTTCACCAACGTCTACAATCCCCGCTCGCTGATCGAGCGCAAGAGTGAATACCGTGACACCTTGGTGAAGCGCGGCGCGACACTGGGAGCGAATTGTACTGTGGTCTGTGGCGTGACCATTGGCGAGTTCGCATTCGTGGGGGCTGGCGCCGTGGTGAATCGCGATGTGCCGGCATACGCCCTAGTGGTGGGTGTGCCGGCACGGCAGATCGGCTGGATGAGCGAGTTTGGCGAACAGCTGGGCCTGCCATTAGAAGGTGAGGCCGAAGCCCGTTGCCAGCACACGGGAGCACGCTATCAGCTTCTGGGGCGACTACTCAGCAAATTGGATGCATGA
- a CDS encoding DegT/DnrJ/EryC1/StrS family aminotransferase, whose product MIEFIDLKAQQARIKDKIDAGIQRVMAHGQYILGPEVAELEEKLAAFVGAKYCISCANGTDALQIAQMALGIGPGDEVITPGFTYIATAETVALLGAKPVYVDVNPRTYNLDPELLEAAITPRTKAIVPVSLYGQCADFDAINAIAGRHGIPVIEDAAQSFGASYKGRRSCNLSTIACTSFFPSKPLGCYGDGGAIFTNDDELAKVLRQIARHGQDRRYHHVRVGVNSRLDTIQAAILLPKLEIFSEELALRANAAKLYSDALAKTGQCVTPFVEEFNESAFAQYTILVRERDVLQKALHDAGIPTAVHYPIPLNRQPAVAEDSVELPVGDGLAKQVLSLPMHPYLSCESIHSITEVLGEKLANY is encoded by the coding sequence ATGATCGAGTTCATAGACCTTAAAGCCCAACAGGCGCGTATCAAGGATAAGATTGACGCTGGAATCCAGCGCGTCATGGCCCACGGCCAATATATCCTGGGCCCGGAGGTGGCCGAGCTCGAAGAAAAGCTGGCTGCGTTCGTTGGTGCAAAATACTGCATCTCCTGTGCCAATGGCACTGACGCGCTGCAAATTGCCCAGATGGCCTTGGGGATAGGACCGGGCGACGAAGTCATCACACCTGGTTTCACCTACATAGCCACTGCGGAAACCGTTGCGCTCCTGGGAGCGAAGCCCGTATATGTCGACGTGAACCCGCGCACCTACAACCTCGATCCGGAGTTGCTAGAGGCTGCCATCACGCCGCGCACCAAAGCGATAGTTCCGGTGTCGTTGTACGGTCAATGTGCAGACTTCGACGCAATCAATGCAATTGCTGGAAGGCATGGCATCCCCGTGATTGAGGATGCTGCGCAGAGCTTTGGCGCCAGCTACAAGGGGCGGCGTTCTTGCAACCTCAGCACAATTGCCTGCACCAGCTTCTTCCCGAGTAAGCCACTGGGCTGCTACGGAGATGGTGGGGCGATCTTTACCAATGACGATGAGCTCGCGAAGGTTCTGCGGCAAATAGCGCGTCATGGTCAGGACCGTCGATATCATCACGTTAGAGTTGGGGTTAATAGCAGGCTTGATACTATTCAAGCTGCAATACTTTTGCCAAAACTAGAAATATTTTCGGAAGAGCTTGCACTCAGAGCAAATGCAGCCAAGCTTTATAGCGACGCCTTGGCCAAAACAGGCCAGTGCGTTACTCCTTTCGTGGAGGAGTTCAATGAAAGTGCATTCGCTCAGTACACCATTCTAGTGCGCGAGCGAGATGTCTTGCAGAAGGCATTGCATGATGCAGGAATACCAACCGCGGTTCATTACCCGATTCCGCTTAATAGGCAACCTGCAGTCGCTGAAGACTCCGTGGAGTTACCAGTCGGTGATGGACTGGCAAAGCAGGTGCTCAGTCTGCCGATGCATCCTTACCTCAGTTGTGAGAGCATTCATTCTATAACCGAAGTGTTGGGCGAAAAGCTTGCGAATTATTGA
- a CDS encoding oligosaccharide flippase family protein, with protein MAINVVRSAGVFMGANMISVGIPFLLLPILTRVLAPHDYGLVAMFSVMLSIFVALTGLSLNGAISVRFHQLDSVTLSRYVGCCIAISVAIFLVLSAFGFFFGNWMAPFIGLPSRWLAIVLFLALCTNVINIRLALWQAGGHAVPYAVFQVLQAGTNAGLSLLLVLGFAMAGEGRVFGQGLAVVIFAIVALLSLVMSKVVTFPRHGEGHLADCLRFGVPLLPHALGALAISTADRFVITNILGVESAGIYMLGLQLGLMIGLVSDAFVKVYGPWLNSKLNSGADEASAEIVGVTYLAWIAFFVVSVLAYFFLNFAFSFFFGSGFLGAKELMIWFFLGQAFQGMYLSVAGFFFFTARTSLVSVATATSGGVSIVGSIIGCKFLGLEGAAISYFIAQVVAFCIAWGLSVRVCKMPWFEWGTIRGALARIRG; from the coding sequence ATGGCGATCAATGTAGTTCGCAGTGCGGGCGTTTTCATGGGGGCCAACATGATAAGTGTTGGTATCCCCTTCCTGTTGCTGCCCATTCTTACCAGAGTTCTGGCGCCACATGACTATGGTTTGGTGGCGATGTTTTCGGTAATGCTCAGCATTTTCGTCGCGCTAACCGGACTGAGCTTGAATGGTGCAATCAGTGTTCGCTTTCACCAGTTGGATTCGGTGACTCTCTCTCGGTACGTTGGTTGTTGCATTGCGATTTCAGTAGCAATTTTCCTAGTCCTATCAGCCTTCGGTTTCTTTTTTGGGAACTGGATGGCGCCGTTTATTGGGCTCCCGTCTCGATGGTTGGCGATTGTTCTTTTTCTGGCGCTATGCACAAATGTGATAAACATCAGGCTTGCTCTCTGGCAAGCTGGGGGGCACGCCGTCCCTTATGCGGTTTTCCAGGTTCTTCAAGCTGGCACCAATGCAGGGCTTTCTCTTCTGCTGGTTCTCGGGTTTGCGATGGCCGGGGAGGGGCGTGTGTTTGGCCAAGGCTTGGCCGTGGTGATTTTCGCTATCGTTGCGCTACTGTCCTTGGTCATGTCCAAGGTGGTGACTTTTCCTCGGCACGGTGAAGGCCATCTGGCCGATTGCTTGCGATTTGGTGTACCGCTGCTACCGCACGCGCTAGGAGCGCTGGCTATCTCAACCGCCGACAGGTTCGTAATTACAAATATTTTGGGGGTGGAGTCCGCTGGGATTTACATGCTTGGACTTCAGCTGGGCTTGATGATTGGTCTTGTCAGTGATGCCTTTGTAAAGGTTTATGGGCCATGGCTGAATTCAAAGTTGAATAGTGGCGCAGATGAGGCTTCTGCAGAAATAGTCGGTGTCACTTATCTGGCATGGATAGCGTTTTTTGTTGTTTCAGTGCTGGCCTACTTTTTCCTGAATTTTGCCTTTTCATTTTTCTTCGGTTCGGGATTCCTTGGGGCCAAGGAACTCATGATCTGGTTCTTCCTCGGGCAGGCGTTCCAGGGGATGTATTTGTCTGTGGCTGGTTTTTTCTTTTTTACCGCTAGGACCTCGTTGGTTTCCGTTGCAACAGCGACCTCCGGTGGGGTGTCGATTGTTGGCTCTATTATCGGTTGCAAGTTTTTAGGCCTCGAAGGTGCTGCAATTTCTTATTTTATTGCGCAGGTAGTGGCTTTCTGTATTGCGTGGGGTTTGTCCGTCCGGGTATGCAAAATGCCCTGGTTCGAATGGGGAACCATACGTGGTGCTCTTGCTAGGATAAGGGGTTAG
- a CDS encoding acyltransferase, producing MNKILVWFVSRLLSFLASSYWKINYWVYRQRYDVHHRFRFNGRLIQLYGEGKIVAGEGSYIGELSTIQASKGAVVSIGCGCHVSHNVRIYTQSALPDSDFSIKPVPSKVGDVKIGDYCWVGANVLINPGVEIGRNSVVGANSVVTKDVPPDEIWGGVPAKFIRKKNYSS from the coding sequence GTGAACAAAATCCTTGTTTGGTTTGTTTCAAGATTATTGAGTTTTCTTGCGAGTTCCTATTGGAAAATTAATTATTGGGTTTATCGTCAGAGGTATGATGTTCATCATCGTTTCCGCTTCAATGGCAGATTGATTCAGCTATATGGTGAAGGGAAGATTGTAGCGGGAGAAGGTAGCTACATTGGGGAACTATCGACAATTCAGGCCTCCAAAGGTGCGGTTGTCAGTATTGGTTGTGGGTGTCATGTGTCTCATAATGTCAGGATCTATACTCAATCAGCGCTTCCAGATTCGGATTTCTCCATAAAACCTGTTCCAAGTAAGGTTGGTGATGTGAAAATTGGTGACTATTGTTGGGTCGGAGCCAATGTGCTCATCAATCCTGGAGTTGAAATAGGCAGGAATTCGGTGGTCGGTGCGAACTCTGTTGTGACGAAGGATGTTCCGCCTGACGAGATATGGGGCGGTGTGCCTGCAAAGTTTATTCGGAAGAAGAATTATTCTTCTTGA
- a CDS encoding NAD-dependent 4,6-dehydratase LegB encodes MKALVTGADGFIGSHLVELLVREGFQVKALSQYNSFNYWGWLEDVNCLSEIEVLNGDVRDPHYCKHITKDVDVVFHLAALIAIPYSYVAPDSYVDTNVKGTLNICQAALDNGVGRIIHTSTSEVYGTAQYVPIDENHPLQPQSPYSASKIGADAMAMSFFNAFDLPLTIARPFNTYGPRQSARAVIPTIITQIANGKKQIKLGDVTPTRDFNYVADTCKGFLQLAKCDSAIGETVNIGSNFEISVGDTLELIRELMGSDVEFLVEDQRIRPEKSEVFRLWCDNTKIKSLTGFEPEYSIREGLRRTIEWFSEPRNLAKYKADIYNV; translated from the coding sequence GTGAAGGCTTTAGTTACAGGCGCTGACGGTTTTATTGGGTCTCATTTGGTCGAGTTACTGGTCAGGGAGGGGTTTCAAGTCAAGGCGCTTTCCCAGTACAACTCCTTCAATTACTGGGGGTGGTTGGAAGATGTGAATTGCCTTTCCGAAATCGAGGTTTTGAACGGCGATGTCCGAGATCCTCACTACTGCAAGCACATCACTAAAGATGTGGATGTGGTTTTCCACCTGGCTGCGCTCATAGCTATCCCGTACTCCTATGTGGCTCCGGATAGCTACGTTGATACCAATGTCAAAGGTACTCTCAATATTTGTCAGGCAGCACTTGATAACGGAGTCGGGAGAATAATTCACACTTCTACCAGTGAGGTTTACGGAACCGCTCAGTATGTTCCTATTGACGAGAACCATCCGCTTCAGCCGCAGTCGCCCTACAGTGCTTCCAAAATTGGCGCTGACGCAATGGCGATGAGTTTCTTCAATGCTTTCGACCTGCCGCTCACAATCGCTCGCCCGTTCAATACTTACGGCCCGCGCCAGTCCGCTCGAGCGGTGATTCCGACCATCATCACGCAGATTGCCAATGGCAAGAAGCAGATCAAGCTTGGTGATGTCACGCCGACTAGGGACTTCAACTATGTCGCTGACACCTGCAAGGGATTCCTGCAACTGGCCAAGTGCGATAGTGCAATTGGTGAGACGGTGAATATCGGGTCAAATTTTGAGATTTCCGTCGGGGATACGCTTGAGTTGATTCGGGAACTGATGGGTAGTGATGTCGAGTTCCTCGTGGAAGACCAGCGGATCCGTCCGGAAAAGTCCGAAGTGTTCCGGCTCTGGTGCGACAACACCAAAATCAAGTCCTTGACGGGGTTCGAGCCAGAATATTCGATTCGGGAGGGCCTACGGCGTACCATTGAATGGTTCAGTGAGCCGCGGAACCTCGCCAAGTATAAAGCCGATATCTACAACGTATGA
- a CDS encoding LegC family aminotransferase translates to MFDSLIQFVRDFYRTSEFIPLHAPVFRGSERKFVVESIESTFVSSVGAFVERFEQQMVDYTGSPRAIATVNGTAALHVALQLAGVSSGDLVITQPLTFVATCNAIAYCGAEPVFVDVDRETLGLSPAALEAWLEEHAHVDGDGVCRLKDGSRVVRACLPMHTFGHPADLDGLLAICQRWSLALVEDAAESLGSLYKGRHTGTFGLLGILSFNGNKIITTGGGGMILAGEELGARAKHLTTTAKKPHPFEYVHDEIGYNYRLPNINAALGCAQMLQLDAFIDAKRALASRYAEFFSGSDIELIQEPVGCRSNYWLNAVVCEGREQRDALLKATNENGVMSRPIWQLMSHLPSFSHCRRGDLANSEWLEARVVNLPSSVPQEPLA, encoded by the coding sequence ATGTTCGACTCTCTTATTCAGTTCGTTCGTGATTTCTATCGTACGAGTGAGTTCATTCCACTTCACGCGCCGGTCTTCAGGGGGAGCGAGCGTAAGTTCGTGGTTGAATCCATAGAGTCGACATTTGTCTCGAGCGTCGGTGCTTTCGTGGAGCGCTTCGAGCAGCAGATGGTGGATTACACCGGAAGCCCCCGAGCCATCGCTACGGTCAATGGAACTGCAGCGCTGCACGTGGCGCTGCAACTGGCCGGCGTCAGTTCGGGCGATCTGGTGATCACTCAGCCTCTGACTTTCGTGGCGACCTGCAATGCAATTGCGTATTGCGGCGCGGAGCCGGTTTTCGTCGATGTGGATCGCGAGACCCTGGGGCTCTCACCGGCTGCGTTGGAGGCATGGCTCGAAGAACATGCACACGTAGATGGCGATGGTGTATGCCGTCTGAAGGATGGGTCTCGGGTCGTACGTGCCTGCCTTCCGATGCATACTTTTGGTCATCCGGCTGATCTGGATGGCTTGCTTGCGATTTGCCAACGCTGGTCGCTGGCGCTCGTGGAGGACGCAGCGGAGTCCCTTGGCAGCCTGTACAAAGGTAGGCACACCGGAACCTTCGGTCTGCTCGGAATTCTGAGTTTCAACGGAAACAAGATCATTACCACCGGCGGCGGAGGCATGATACTGGCTGGCGAAGAACTTGGTGCGCGCGCAAAGCATCTCACCACGACAGCCAAGAAGCCGCATCCCTTTGAATATGTACACGATGAAATCGGCTACAACTACAGGTTGCCTAACATCAATGCTGCATTGGGGTGCGCGCAAATGCTGCAGTTGGATGCGTTCATTGATGCCAAGCGCGCGTTGGCATCGCGATACGCGGAGTTTTTCAGCGGATCGGATATCGAATTGATCCAGGAACCGGTTGGCTGCCGCTCCAACTACTGGCTCAACGCTGTCGTTTGCGAAGGGCGCGAGCAACGTGATGCCTTGCTCAAGGCCACCAATGAAAACGGTGTCATGAGTCGTCCCATATGGCAGTTGATGAGCCATTTGCCTAGCTTCTCCCACTGTCGTCGAGGAGATCTCGCAAATTCCGAATGGTTGGAGGCGCGAGTAGTCAACCTGCCCAGCAGCGTTCCCCAGGAGCCCTTGGCGTGA
- the neuC gene encoding UDP-N-acetylglucosamine 2-epimerase produces MKRRIAVFTGTRAEYGLLYWLMSDINQRPDLDLQLIVSGMHLSPEFGETWRAIEADGFRIDAKVEMLLSSDSDVGVVKSMGIGVLGFAEALDRLRPDVLVVLGDRFEALAIVQAALVMKVPVAHLHGGEITEGAYDDAIRHAITKMSHLHFVATKVYRHRVIQMGESPERVFNVGAVGLDHLRRSARMDVAELSASLGFALKQPFFLVTYHPVTLMEEPPRQSFEALLAALDAFPTHQIILTYPNADNGGRAIIPLLEEYARKRPERVLAIPSLGYKRYLSAVSASAAVIGNSSSGIIEVPAFAVPTVNIGARQKGRLASASVIHCEPSQDEITDSIRKALSEEFRDACKGFTNPYGEGNASKSIVDVLANFNISGVKTFYDIDQQELV; encoded by the coding sequence GTGAAACGCAGGATTGCCGTTTTTACCGGTACTCGGGCGGAGTATGGGCTTCTCTACTGGCTGATGTCGGATATCAACCAGCGGCCGGATCTGGATCTTCAACTGATTGTCAGCGGCATGCACCTCTCTCCGGAGTTCGGCGAGACATGGCGCGCGATAGAGGCAGATGGATTCCGGATCGACGCAAAGGTTGAAATGCTGCTGTCTTCGGACTCCGACGTTGGCGTTGTTAAGTCCATGGGCATCGGAGTTCTTGGATTCGCGGAGGCGTTAGATCGGCTGCGCCCGGATGTGCTGGTTGTCCTGGGGGACAGGTTCGAGGCCCTTGCGATCGTACAGGCAGCGCTAGTTATGAAAGTCCCCGTCGCACATCTGCATGGCGGCGAAATCACCGAGGGAGCATATGACGATGCCATCCGCCATGCGATAACCAAGATGTCGCATCTACATTTTGTAGCAACGAAGGTTTATAGGCATCGGGTCATACAGATGGGGGAATCCCCGGAGCGCGTGTTCAATGTAGGCGCGGTCGGGCTTGATCATTTGCGTCGCAGTGCTCGGATGGATGTCGCGGAGTTGTCTGCGAGCCTGGGGTTTGCTCTGAAGCAGCCGTTCTTTCTTGTGACCTATCACCCTGTCACATTGATGGAAGAACCGCCTCGGCAGAGTTTCGAAGCGTTGCTTGCTGCACTTGACGCGTTTCCAACGCATCAGATCATTCTGACTTACCCGAACGCAGACAATGGCGGTCGCGCGATCATCCCTTTGCTGGAAGAGTACGCTAGGAAGCGGCCTGAGCGAGTCCTTGCCATTCCCTCCCTTGGATACAAACGCTATCTAAGCGCCGTATCCGCCTCTGCGGCAGTCATTGGGAACTCGTCCAGCGGAATTATCGAGGTCCCGGCATTTGCTGTACCCACGGTAAACATCGGCGCGCGCCAGAAGGGGCGCCTGGCATCGGCTTCGGTCATTCACTGCGAGCCTTCGCAGGATGAAATCACCGACAGCATTCGCAAGGCGCTCTCTGAAGAGTTCAGAGACGCCTGCAAGGGGTTTACCAATCCTTATGGCGAAGGAAACGCCTCGAAGTCGATAGTAGACGTTCTGGCCAACTTCAATATCTCGGGTGTCAAGACGTTTTATGACATTGATCAACAAGAATTGGTGTGA
- the neuB gene encoding N-acetylneuraminate synthase, which yields MTLINKNWCEMDKVYIIAEAGVNHNGERELAFALVDAAAAAGADAVKFQTFDAERLASRNAPKAAYQKASTDAQESQLAMLKKLELPRAWHSELQAYAASRSIEFLSTAFDSQSLEFLVGMNLPLFKVPSGELTNGPLLWQFAKTGKPLVVSTGMATLAEVEQGLAIIAHALRFDRQPNGMEEVWRNWADSEARARLNGHVTLLHCTSQYPTPFEEVNLRAMDTLASAFGLDVGYSDHTQGCLIPLAAVARGARLVEKHFTLDRSMAGPDHAASLEPAELARMVSDIRSLELAMGNGQKAPQPSEWDTRIAARQQVLAARDIECGATLCLDDFTTARCGGGLAPTAIWDLVGRQAVRSYRCGERIDS from the coding sequence ATGACATTGATCAACAAGAATTGGTGTGAGATGGACAAGGTCTACATCATTGCTGAAGCCGGTGTGAACCATAACGGTGAACGTGAGCTCGCCTTTGCCTTGGTCGATGCAGCTGCTGCCGCTGGTGCGGACGCGGTGAAGTTCCAGACCTTCGATGCTGAACGGCTGGCTTCCCGCAATGCGCCCAAAGCAGCCTACCAGAAAGCGAGCACGGACGCGCAAGAAAGCCAGCTCGCCATGTTGAAGAAGCTCGAGCTGCCTAGGGCTTGGCACTCTGAGTTGCAGGCGTATGCGGCAAGCAGGAGTATCGAGTTCCTGTCGACAGCGTTCGATAGTCAAAGCCTCGAGTTTCTTGTCGGAATGAACCTTCCTCTGTTCAAGGTGCCATCGGGCGAGCTGACGAATGGGCCGCTTTTGTGGCAATTCGCTAAAACGGGTAAGCCTTTGGTCGTTTCGACCGGAATGGCTACGCTGGCCGAGGTGGAACAGGGGCTGGCAATTATCGCCCATGCGCTGCGTTTCGACCGGCAGCCCAACGGCATGGAAGAAGTCTGGCGAAACTGGGCTGATTCCGAGGCGCGAGCGCGTCTGAATGGGCATGTCACGCTGCTCCACTGTACCTCTCAGTACCCTACGCCCTTTGAAGAAGTGAACTTGCGTGCAATGGACACGCTGGCATCGGCCTTTGGTCTGGATGTCGGATATTCCGACCACACCCAGGGATGCCTAATTCCTTTGGCCGCAGTCGCGAGAGGCGCGAGGCTGGTCGAGAAGCACTTCACGCTGGATAGAAGCATGGCGGGCCCCGATCACGCGGCCTCCCTCGAGCCCGCAGAGCTGGCGAGGATGGTGTCGGACATCCGCAGTCTTGAACTGGCGATGGGGAATGGCCAGAAGGCGCCGCAACCCAGCGAGTGGGATACGCGCATCGCTGCGCGTCAGCAGGTCCTTGCGGCTCGCGATATCGAATGTGGCGCGACCCTGTGTCTGGATGACTTCACCACCGCTCGTTGTGGGGGAGGGTTGGCCCCTACCGCTATCTGGGATCTCGTTGGTCGCCAGGCGGTTCGCAGCTATCGCTGCGGCGAGAGAATTGATTCGTGA
- a CDS encoding acetyltransferase: MIDVATLPSLVILGAGGHAKVLLGLLRDLGANIAGVCDPQLASQGLREWRGLPVLGGDNVLEALDPAGVALVNGVGQVVGGRARQRIFELWHARGFDFPTLIHPFAWVDLSVQLAPGVQVMAGAVIQADVRIGANSIVNTKASIDHDCVVGHDVHIAPGATVCGGVRVADQAFVASGATVIQGLLIGEGAVVGAGTTLTKDLAAGLISFGPGRIRPLRSDR, from the coding sequence ATGATTGATGTCGCGACATTGCCCTCGCTCGTCATATTGGGGGCAGGAGGACACGCTAAGGTGCTTCTGGGGCTTCTTCGTGACCTGGGAGCGAACATCGCCGGCGTGTGCGATCCGCAGTTGGCGTCGCAAGGCCTGCGAGAATGGCGTGGTTTGCCTGTTCTGGGAGGGGACAATGTGCTGGAGGCTCTAGATCCTGCAGGTGTTGCGTTGGTTAATGGAGTGGGTCAGGTTGTCGGTGGCAGAGCGCGGCAGCGGATATTCGAGTTGTGGCATGCAAGAGGCTTCGATTTCCCGACATTGATACATCCATTTGCCTGGGTCGACCTCAGCGTCCAACTGGCACCAGGCGTACAGGTGATGGCTGGTGCGGTGATTCAGGCTGATGTCCGGATAGGTGCAAACTCGATTGTCAATACAAAGGCAAGTATCGATCATGACTGTGTTGTCGGTCATGACGTTCACATCGCGCCAGGAGCAACCGTTTGCGGCGGTGTAAGGGTCGCTGATCAGGCATTTGTCGCCAGCGGCGCTACTGTAATTCAGGGGCTTCTGATTGGAGAGGGAGCGGTGGTTGGCGCGGGTACGACGCTGACGAAGGATCTGGCAGCCGGTCTGATTTCGTTCGGGCCAGGAAGGATCAGGCCTTTGAGGTCTGATAGATAA
- a CDS encoding nucleotidyltransferase family protein translates to MKAWESALIGPQTTIEEAIAVLDKGGLRIVVVVDEQRRLLGTITDGDVRRALLRHVPLNCSASEIMCSTPLMATRDWSKTRILAAMETHQLLHLPVVDAGKRIVGLETLHGLLNKKIKDNPVFLMAGGFGSRLRPLTQNCPKPLLCVGGKPILELILESFISAGFHRFFVSTHYMPEMIREHFGDGSRWGVSIRYVHEDVPLGTGGALGLLPREEIDLPLFMMNGDLLTTLNFQKLLEFHEEHSPVATMCVREYEHCVPYGVIQSEGHKIVSMVEKPTHRFFINAGIYVLSPELVKSVSPGTRVDMPTLLEQQIGVGRDVNSFPVYEYWLDIGRMEDFQRAQTDVGQLFNE, encoded by the coding sequence ATGAAAGCTTGGGAGTCTGCACTGATAGGTCCGCAAACCACTATCGAGGAAGCAATCGCCGTTCTCGATAAAGGAGGGCTGCGGATCGTGGTGGTGGTCGATGAGCAGCGACGACTACTGGGCACCATCACTGATGGAGATGTCCGTCGTGCATTGTTGAGGCATGTGCCACTGAACTGCAGTGCCAGCGAGATTATGTGTTCGACACCGCTGATGGCTACGCGGGACTGGAGCAAGACCCGAATCCTTGCTGCAATGGAAACTCATCAGTTGCTTCATCTTCCTGTCGTTGACGCAGGCAAGCGTATCGTCGGCCTGGAAACCCTTCATGGCCTGCTGAACAAGAAGATCAAGGACAATCCCGTATTCCTGATGGCAGGTGGTTTCGGCTCGCGCTTGCGTCCCCTTACGCAGAACTGCCCGAAGCCATTGCTTTGCGTTGGCGGGAAACCGATTCTGGAGTTGATCCTGGAAAGCTTCATCAGCGCGGGTTTTCACCGCTTCTTCGTCTCGACGCACTACATGCCCGAAATGATCCGAGAGCATTTCGGGGACGGCAGCCGGTGGGGCGTAAGTATTCGCTACGTTCACGAGGACGTCCCTTTGGGAACTGGGGGGGCGCTGGGGTTGCTACCTCGTGAAGAGATCGACCTTCCTCTGTTCATGATGAATGGCGACCTGCTGACTACGTTGAATTTCCAAAAGCTCCTCGAATTTCATGAAGAGCACTCTCCGGTGGCCACCATGTGCGTGCGCGAGTATGAGCACTGCGTACCGTACGGCGTCATCCAGAGTGAAGGGCACAAGATTGTTTCAATGGTCGAAAAACCGACCCACAGGTTTTTCATCAATGCCGGGATCTACGTCCTTTCTCCAGAGCTGGTAAAAAGTGTGTCTCCGGGCACTCGAGTCGACATGCCGACGTTGCTGGAGCAACAGATTGGCGTTGGGCGGGATGTCAACAGCTTCCCTGTCTACGAGTACTGGTTGGACATCGGAAGAATGGAAGACTTCCAGCGTGCGCAGACAGACGTGGGTCAATTGTTCAATGAGTGA